TCATCAAGACTGAGCAGATTTTCTTCCTTTTCGCTCTCCTCGAATGCAATTAACAATTCTTCTTGTTCTTCATTTGTAAGACGGGACCATAATTTGCCATCTTTTGAAATAGTTCTACTTTTCATAAGATCATAAAACCTTAAAAGAAGGTGTTCATTGTCAATGCTGTCAATCAAATGATGGAAATTATTTTTAAGTTCAATTGTGGTCATTTTGCAGGAGGATTTCTACAAAGATAGGCAAAAAATTAAAATCCCCGCCCATAAGCCACAACGGTAGCGTATATGAGCCGTTGCGTCGCCAAAGCGCTTTGTGGTCTAGTTACCACTAGGAAACCAAGTGAGCGAACACTCGCAAACCCTCTACCAGCAATGGCTTATACACGCGGTGTGTTCAGTTGTTATTCATTTTCTTTTCAAATTCAATTAATTCAATCGGGGCTCCATTATGTTCAATCATTGCAACCCTTATCCCCTCACCAGGTGAATTAGGTGGAGTTAAAATATTGAAGTTGAATCTGGAAAGCTCCAAATCCAGATCATCAACTTCAAAGGCTATATGAGGAACCCTTTTAATAAGATCAAGAATGGGACTATCATTGTCAAACCGCATCCATTCAATCCCGTATGGACTTGTATTAAAACCGGAAACATATAATTTAAATTGAGGAATATAGCTCTCTTCTTCAATAGCCTTATCAGTGGGTATTCCTATATGATGATATCTCCAGCCCCATTCTGATGTCGCCAATGGAGGTTCACTTTCAAGTCTTTTTATATTCATGTTTAGGTGTATCTGGTTTCTTTTACAATTGAACACAACGGTAAATTGTATGAGTAGTGGCAGATTGCGTGGCAGTTTCCTGTCAAACCGCTGCGCAGTTTGAGCGGGTTACAAACCTTGAGATTGAGTACTTTCCCTGCCATTACTTATACAAAATGTTGTATGATGTTATTCCATCAATTCAAATTCCCCAGGCTTCCATATTTTATCAAAGTAGGCTTGCTCGGTGCCGTAAGTTCTGAATAAGGGAAACCATCCTTCACCTACATTGGTTTGTAGCCAATTACTTTCTTTGCCTTGGGGCGCTTTTGGACCGATATACAAATCCACACTGCCATCTGCGTTTATAATCAGATTCTTATCTCTCGAATCGACACTAGTAGCCCTTAGTTTATCCTTTGCATTTTTATTGTCGATAAAACAGCGGGTGTTTTCGCTGTATAAAGTCAATGACCAGAAATTAGAAGCAGGAATGCCTGCAGGTAAATGGATTTTGTATGTATTTGACCCAAGCAAGAAGTTGCCGTCTTTATCTTTCTTAGTGCTTAAATAGCTTGTCGTACCTGGTCCTGGCGTATTAGATTGCATGCCTGCAGTTACGGTTACAGCTTCATAATAGTACTGATTACTCTCATCTAAAAAATAATTCGACTTACTGGTTTTGGTTAACGGGAAATTAGTTAACTCTCTGTACCAACTGCTATTTTCATAATATGGCTCATCATGTCGCGGTTCTATTTGGTTAGCTTTACACATCAGTTCGCCCAAATTGGCTCCTTCCGTTAGAATCGTTTTTAGTTTTTCTGAAGGATTAAAGGGGTGGCCATTTTCAATACCCAGATATTTTAAGTAGGTATAGAAAATTTTATCTTCTTCCTTCTGTGGCTCATTTTGAATAAACTGATGCACCAATTCAAAATATTTTAAACCCCTGGATGGCATCCCCTCAAAACGTTTGTCGGTATTGGAAATGAATTTTGCTGGCTTTGAAATCTCTCCATATTTGCCAACAAGAAAATTCTCTTTCATCTTTTTGATTTCCGCTTCATCAGTGGACAGAAACCGTGTGCCAATCATTATTTTATTGGTTGTACTATTGATAACTGTGTACCCTTTGGTATTTAGTTTTGAAGTATCATATCCATTTGGAAGGACAAGGTATTTACCGCCTTTTCCCTTATCAGCGCCCATTAAGCCTAAATCGCCCAAGGAAAGTTGATAAAAATCCACTACTCCTCCGGCAGAAGCACCAGCAGGATAATCAATAACCAAAGGCCCCGTTTTAGAAAGATCTGCCCAACTGATCACATAAGGAGTGGTAGCGTTAGCAGTAAGTATACCTACTTTTTCATTAAATGATTTGTATTCCACAAAATCCAAATCTGCTCCGCCATATATTTCAGAATGCGCATTGTACCACATTTGAAAAGTCGTTACCGGAAGCGACCATTGATACACTTCAATAGCTCTTTGTAAACTCAATTGATCATTCAGTTTAGCGATAGATTCTTTAGCAATATAACTTTGATTCAATTGAATATCACCAAAATTGGTTTTTATCAATTCATCGCCATGCAAAGTAGCATCAGCAATTGCAATAGCATTACTGCTTTTGTCAGGATTGGTGGCCACTTCTTTTTGTGCTTGTTGGTTACAGCTTGATAAAGCTGCTGAAATTGCAACTATTAATAGTGCT
This portion of the Bacteroidales bacterium genome encodes:
- a CDS encoding DUF1214 domain-containing protein, which gives rise to MKTTTFKALLIVAISAALSSCNQQAQKEVATNPDKSSNAIAIADATLHGDELIKTNFGDIQLNQSYIAKESIAKLNDQLSLQRAIEVYQWSLPVTTFQMWYNAHSEIYGGADLDFVEYKSFNEKVGILTANATTPYVISWADLSKTGPLVIDYPAGASAGGVVDFYQLSLGDLGLMGADKGKGGKYLVLPNGYDTSKLNTKGYTVINSTTNKIMIGTRFLSTDEAEIKKMKENFLVGKYGEISKPAKFISNTDKRFEGMPSRGLKYFELVHQFIQNEPQKEEDKIFYTYLKYLGIENGHPFNPSEKLKTILTEGANLGELMCKANQIEPRHDEPYYENSSWYRELTNFPLTKTSKSNYFLDESNQYYYEAVTVTAGMQSNTPGPGTTSYLSTKKDKDGNFLLGSNTYKIHLPAGIPASNFWSLTLYSENTRCFIDNKNAKDKLRATSVDSRDKNLIINADGSVDLYIGPKAPQGKESNWLQTNVGEGWFPLFRTYGTEQAYFDKIWKPGEFELME